From Nicotiana tabacum cultivar K326 chromosome 20, ASM71507v2, whole genome shotgun sequence, one genomic window encodes:
- the LOC107804833 gene encoding eukaryotic initiation factor 4A-6, producing the protein MAGLAPEGSQFDARQYDAKMTELLGTEQQEFFTSYDEVYESFDAMGLQENLLRGIYAYGFEKPSAIQQRGIVPFCKGLDVIQQAQSGTGKTATFCSGILQQLDYSLVECQALVLAPTRELAQQIEKVMRALGDYLGVKVHACVGGTSVREDQRILQSGVHVVVGTPGRVFDMLRRQSLRPDNIKMFVLDEADEMLSRGFKDQIYDIFQLLPPKIQVGVFSATMPPEALEITRKFMNKPVRILVKRDELTLEGIKQFYVNVDKEEWKLETLCDLYETLAITQSVIFVNTRRKVDWLTDKMRGRDHTVSATHGDMDQNTRDIIMREFRSGSSRVLITTDLLARGIDVQQVSLVINYDLPTQPENYLHRIGRSGRFGRKGVSINFVTKDDERMLFDIQKFYNVVIEELPANVADLL; encoded by the exons ATGGCAGGCTTGGCACCAGAGGGTTCTCAATTTGATGCTCGTCAGTATGACGCCAAAATGACAGAGCT GCTTGGTACTGAACAGCAAGAATTCTTCACATCATACGATGAGGTTTACGAAAGTTTTGATGCCATGGGTTTGCAAGAAAACCTTCTGAGGGGCATTTATGCCTATG GTTTCGAGAAACCATCTGCTATTCAGCAAAGGGGCATTGTTCCCTTTTGCAAGGGCCTTGACGTTATCCAGCAGGCACAATCTGGGACTGGAAAGACAGCAACTTTCTGCTCTGGAATTCTCCAGCAACTTGATTACAGTTTAGTTGAATGTCAGGCTCTGGTTCTTGCACCAACCCGTGAGCTAGCTCAACAGATTGAGAAGGTTATGCGGGCACTTGGTGACTATCTAGGCGTGAAGGTTCATGCTTGTGTTGGGGGTACTAGTGTCCGTGAGGATCAGCGTATCCTTCAGAGCGGTGTTCATGTCGTGGTTGGTACTCCAGGCCGTGTCTTTGACATGCTGCGCAGGCAGTCTCTTCGCCCTGACAACATCAAGATGTTTGTTTTGGATGAAGCCGATGAAATGCTCTCTAGAGGTTTCAAGGATCAG aTTTATGATATATTCCAACTTTTGCCACCAAAAATCCAAGTGGGTGTTTTCTCTGCCACTATGCCACCAGAGGCCCTGGAGATTACTAGAAAGTTCATGAACAAGCCTGTGAGGATTCTTGTGAAGCGTGATGAGCTCACTCTTGAAGGTATTAAGCAATTTTATGTCAATGTTGACAAGGAAGAGTGGAAGCTTGAAACACTCTGTGATCTTTATGAGACCTTGGCCATCACCCAGAGTGTCATCTTTGTTAACACTAGGCGAAAGGTTGATTGGCTCACTGATAAAATGCGTGGCCGTGATCACACAGTATCTGCAACTCATGGAGACATGGATCAGAACACAAGAGATATCATTATGAGGGAGTTCCGATCTGGCTCATCTCGTGTGCTTATCACTACTGATCTCCTTGCTCGTGGTATTGATGTTCAGCAAGTCTCCCTTGTTATTAACTACGATCTGCCGACTCAACCAGAAAACTACTTGCATCGTATTGGTCGTAGTGGCCGATTTGGAAGGAAGGGTGTTTCTATCAACTTTGTCACCAAGGATGACGAAAGGATGCTTTTTGACATACAAAAGTTTTATAATGTCGTGATTGAGGAGCTGCCAGCCAATGTTGCTGATCtcctttga
- the LOC107804832 gene encoding NDR1/HIN1-like protein 6, with the protein MTDRVHPSAKSNGTTTATNPTATIAKPPQFRPVKNQMYNPNRIPYRPTPTAYHRHNRRRCSCRRCFCLSCFWSLLIICTLLLLAAIAGASFYFLFRPKPPTFSVSSLKITQFKLITSSDDATRLSTKLNLTLSAKNPNKKLIYNYDDISMTLQSNNVVLANGSFHGFSNGPNNVTIIHSTLSMASEVLDADSVTSLKPDLKRKHGLPLKIFLDTTVVAKMDKLKSKRVGIRVTCEGIHGVIPKGKAPTVASITNAKCKADLRMKIFKWYF; encoded by the coding sequence ATGACTGACAGAGTTCATCCTTCAGCCAAATCCAATGGTACTACCACTGCCACCAATCCCACTGCTACTATAGCAAAACCACCTCAATTCCGTCCGGTCAAAAACCAAATGTACAACCCAAATCGCATTccttacagacctactccaaccgCCTACCACCGACACAACCGTCGCCGCTGCAGCTGCCGCCGCTGCTTCTGCCTTAGTTGCTTCTGGTCACTCCTCATCATCTGCACCCTCCTCCTCCTCGCTGCCATCGCCGGCGCCTCCTTCTACTTCCTCTTCCGCCCTAAACCTCCAACGTTCTCCGTCTCCTCCCTCAAAATCACGCAATTCAAACTCATAACCAGCTCCGACGACGCCACGCGCCTCAGTACAAAACTCAACCTCACGCTCTCCGCGAAAAACCCTAATAAGAAGCTCATTTACAACTACGACGATATTTCCATGACTCTACAGTCAAATAACGTCGTACTTGCGAACGGATCATTCCACGGATTTAGTAATGGTCCGAATAATGTTACTATTATTCACTCGACTTTGTCAATGGCATCTGAAGTCCTCGATGCGGATTCTGTTACGTCTTTAAAACCAGATCTGAAGAGAAAACATGGATTACCGTTGAAGATATTTTTGGATACAACTGTGGTAGCGAAAATGGATAAGTTGAAAAGTAAAAGAGTTGGGATCAGAGTTACTTGTGAAGGCATTCATGGAGTAATTCCAAAGGGAAAAGCTCCGACGGTGGCTTCAATTACGAATGCTAAATGTAAAGCTGATCTGAGAATGAAGATCTTCAAATGGTACTTTTGA